In a single window of the Deinococcus aetherius genome:
- a CDS encoding excalibur calcium-binding domain-containing protein codes for MRQLLTLVGLSLGLASAQNPGVLTIRFLDVGQGDAILITSPEGKSVLYDGGRSEPRLQALLRQYGVQSLDLVAASHADADHITGLVPAVTLYRPKFFLNNGLAATTQVWSKLVAAAQKAGTQGLLAKDQTINLGSVKLTVLAPPPGMPRNEQNLNSVGLLVQYGPFRALMTGDSEIPETRAWLKKYPANLLGPIDVYKSIHHGAKNGDHSAWLAAVRPKNVVIGVGPNNYGHPTSEALSLYRKVGATVYRTDQQGTVTVVVQPGGRFAITTEKGGPIPANRPAVGTATPPAPVRPATIPATPAGVGTPYRSCAEARAAGAAPLRRGQPGYSPALDRDDDGVACE; via the coding sequence GTGAGGCAGCTGCTCACGCTGGTGGGGCTCTCCCTCGGCCTGGCCTCGGCCCAGAACCCCGGCGTGCTGACGATCCGCTTCCTTGACGTCGGGCAGGGGGACGCCATCCTGATCACCAGCCCGGAGGGCAAGTCGGTCCTGTATGACGGCGGCCGAAGTGAGCCCAGGCTTCAGGCCCTGCTGCGGCAGTACGGGGTGCAAAGCCTCGACCTCGTGGCGGCGAGCCACGCGGACGCGGATCACATCACCGGGTTGGTTCCGGCCGTAACCCTCTACAGGCCCAAGTTCTTCCTCAACAACGGCCTCGCGGCGACCACCCAGGTCTGGAGCAAGCTGGTGGCCGCCGCGCAGAAGGCGGGCACACAGGGCCTCCTGGCGAAGGACCAGACGATCAACCTGGGGAGCGTGAAGCTCACGGTCCTCGCGCCGCCTCCCGGCATGCCACGGAACGAGCAGAACTTGAACTCGGTCGGCCTGCTGGTGCAGTACGGCCCGTTCCGGGCGTTGATGACCGGGGACAGTGAGATTCCCGAGACCCGGGCGTGGTTGAAGAAATATCCCGCGAACTTGCTCGGTCCGATCGACGTGTACAAGAGCATCCACCACGGGGCGAAGAACGGCGACCACTCCGCGTGGCTCGCGGCTGTGCGGCCGAAGAACGTGGTCATCGGGGTCGGGCCGAACAACTACGGGCACCCGACATCGGAGGCCCTGAGCCTCTACCGGAAGGTGGGGGCGACGGTCTACCGCACGGACCAGCAGGGGACGGTGACGGTGGTGGTGCAGCCGGGGGGACGGTTTGCGATCACGACGGAGAAGGGCGGGCCAATTCCGGCGAATCGGCCCGCGGTCGGAACCGCGACTCCACCCGCACCTGTTCGTCCGGCGACGATCCCGGCTACCCCTGCCGGGGTAGGGACGCCGTACCGCAGTTGTGCTGAGGCGAGAGCGGCCGGGGCGGCGCCCCTGCGGCGGGGGCAGCCAGGGTACAGCCCGGCGCTGGACCGCGACGACGACGGCGTAGCCTGCGAGTGA
- a CDS encoding AAA family ATPase — MRPFLLDLQAGGRPDFPALVEALGDVLPLLADLARTPQDPEWHGEGDVATHTHLVLAEAYDLAEGLRPEDRLVFVLAAALHDLGKALTTRRAEADTGQRRTISPRHADRGRSYLAYRLPELGLPYPVVHTVMALVGHHHDLGRTLNIGSERAYRRLARQANLPLLYLLEVADIRGRIAADQGARLEDLELFRLGAEEYGMWGNPEPYREWREVIDGTLAAFPPEYRDLVREQGILDYEAGLIQTPEEAVARGYAARAGFPQLVVTCGPSGSGKSAWVAGHLPDYDVVSLDLLREELAGKRADQSVNGRVLQEAKERLKASLRAGRRVVWDATNTRRDFRGIPLRLGFDYGALTTLAVFQPPLSTVFERNPVRTHAVPAQVVASQVENAEFPYVTEAHRTVVLDEFQRPVARTP; from the coding sequence ATGAGGCCTTTCCTGCTGGACCTGCAAGCGGGAGGTCGGCCGGATTTTCCGGCCCTCGTCGAGGCCCTCGGCGACGTCCTCCCCCTGCTCGCGGACCTGGCCCGCACGCCTCAGGACCCCGAGTGGCACGGGGAGGGCGACGTGGCCACCCACACCCACCTGGTCCTCGCCGAGGCCTACGACCTGGCAGAGGGATTGCGGCCGGAAGACCGCCTGGTCTTTGTCCTGGCTGCCGCCCTCCACGACCTCGGCAAGGCGTTGACCACCCGCCGGGCCGAGGCCGACACGGGACAGAGGCGGACCATCTCCCCCCGGCACGCCGACCGGGGGCGCTCCTATCTGGCGTACCGCCTCCCGGAGTTGGGGCTGCCTTACCCGGTGGTTCACACCGTCATGGCGCTCGTCGGACACCATCATGATCTCGGACGCACCCTGAATATCGGGAGTGAACGAGCTTACCGTCGGCTCGCCCGCCAGGCGAACCTGCCCCTGCTGTACCTCTTGGAGGTGGCGGACATTCGGGGACGGATCGCCGCTGACCAGGGCGCGCGGCTGGAGGACCTGGAACTCTTCCGCCTGGGGGCCGAGGAGTACGGGATGTGGGGGAACCCGGAGCCGTACCGGGAGTGGCGGGAGGTCATCGACGGGACACTCGCCGCCTTTCCCCCGGAGTACCGCGATCTCGTGCGGGAGCAGGGCATCCTCGACTACGAGGCCGGGCTGATCCAGACGCCCGAGGAGGCCGTGGCCCGGGGCTACGCCGCCCGGGCGGGCTTTCCCCAGCTCGTCGTCACCTGCGGGCCGAGTGGTTCGGGGAAAAGTGCGTGGGTGGCGGGGCACCTGCCGGACTACGACGTGGTGTCGCTGGACCTGCTGCGAGAGGAGCTGGCCGGGAAGCGCGCGGACCAGAGCGTGAACGGCCGGGTGCTTCAGGAGGCCAAGGAGCGGCTGAAAGCTTCCCTGCGCGCGGGGCGGCGGGTGGTGTGGGACGCGACGAACACGCGGCGGGACTTCCGGGGGATCCCGCTGCGGCTGGGCTTCGACTACGGGGCGCTGACGACCCTGGCCGTCTTCCAGCCTCCCTTGAGCACGGTCTTCGAGCGCAATCCGGTGCGGACCCATGCCGTTCCCGCCCAGGTGGTGGCGAGTCAGGTGGAGAACGCCGAGTTCCCCTACGTGACCGAGGCCCACCGCACCGTCGTGCTCGACGAATTCCAGAGGCCCGTCGCCCGCACACCTTGA
- a CDS encoding RNA ligase family protein: MSSRVKYPRTPHLPWSPGASDDDTRMADVQAFEGHEVVVSEKLDGENTTLYRDGLHARSLDPRPHPSRDWVKGLQGRIGYLLPGGWRACGENLYARHSLAYENLASYFYLFSIWDDTNTCLSWDETLLWAEELGVPTPEELYRGPWDERLVRGLEVDEQRMEGYVVRTTVAFPFAAFSSHVAKWVRMNHVQTDEHWLHRAVVPNTLEERG, from the coding sequence ATGTCCAGCCGCGTCAAGTACCCCCGCACCCCCCACCTGCCCTGGTCGCCCGGTGCGAGCGACGACGACACCCGCATGGCCGACGTCCAGGCCTTCGAGGGCCACGAGGTGGTCGTCAGCGAGAAGCTCGACGGCGAGAACACGACGCTCTACCGCGACGGCCTACACGCCCGGTCCCTGGATCCCCGCCCTCACCCTTCACGGGACTGGGTCAAGGGGCTGCAGGGCCGCATCGGGTACCTGCTGCCCGGAGGTTGGCGGGCCTGCGGGGAGAACCTGTACGCCCGGCACTCGCTCGCCTACGAGAACCTGGCGTCGTACTTCTACCTGTTCAGCATCTGGGACGACACCAACACCTGTCTGAGCTGGGACGAGACGCTGTTGTGGGCCGAGGAACTCGGTGTGCCGACGCCAGAGGAACTGTACCGGGGGCCCTGGGATGAACGGCTCGTGCGTGGGCTCGAGGTGGACGAGCAGCGCATGGAAGGGTACGTCGTCCGGACAACCGTGGCCTTCCCCTTCGCGGCCTTCTCGTCCCACGTGGCGAAATGGGTGCGGATGAATCACGTTCAGACGGATGAGCACTGGCTGCACCGGGCCGTTGTGCCGAACACGCTGGAGGAGCGGGGATGA
- a CDS encoding DUF3006 domain-containing protein, translating into MTQDEQGRPPESLTGTLIVDAIEGGKARVELADGHTEDWPLASLPRGVREGDVVRLHVEGGDLELEIDHAATRLRRGQAQAQLDALNRPAPAGDFDL; encoded by the coding sequence ATGACCCAGGACGAGCAGGGGCGGCCGCCGGAGAGCCTGACCGGGACGCTGATCGTGGACGCCATCGAGGGTGGAAAGGCCCGAGTGGAACTCGCGGACGGCCACACCGAGGACTGGCCCCTGGCGAGCCTGCCGCGCGGCGTGCGGGAAGGGGACGTGGTCCGCCTGCACGTCGAGGGGGGCGACCTGGAACTGGAGATCGACCACGCGGCGACCCGGTTGCGCCGTGGTCAGGCCCAAGCCCAACTTGATGCCCTCAACCGTCCCGCGCCTGCCGGGGACTTCGACCTGTGA
- a CDS encoding DEAD/DEAH box helicase family protein: MAPTLKLDRGTLVMYEVPTPVAAHFTWDARSQSWRAPGKAYRDVMEGLRAAAIPVRDEAAAFRRLELGFARELTPYRHQQLALHAWKQAGRRGVVVLPTGAGKTFVAQLAMRDTPRSTLVCVPTLDLMHQWYSGLLAAFPDADVGLLGGGSRDETPVLISTYDSAAIHAEQLAGRYALQVFDEAHHLPSDFHRAVAELGLAPYRLGLTATPRRSDGRELHLEDLIGRVVYHCAPDDLAGDTLADYREVVIRVRLSPAEQRHYDDLIRTRNDFLRRNNIQLGSIDGWKQFVMSSGTPQGRAAMLAHREARSLAYGTEGKLRVLEEVLANHPSDRTLIFTDDNAAVYRISRDFLIPAITHQTPVKERHALLEKFRRGGYRILVTSRVLNEGVDVPEAAVAVVLSGTATEREHIQRLGRILRKAEGKSAVLYEVITEGTSEERVSRQRRGQWQARSEFNPEDLNAPD; the protein is encoded by the coding sequence ATGGCCCCCACCCTGAAGCTCGATCGTGGGACCCTCGTGATGTACGAGGTGCCAACCCCTGTGGCCGCTCACTTCACCTGGGACGCGCGGAGCCAGTCGTGGCGCGCCCCAGGGAAGGCCTACCGGGACGTGATGGAGGGGCTGCGGGCGGCCGCCATCCCCGTGCGGGACGAGGCCGCGGCGTTTCGGAGGCTCGAATTGGGCTTCGCCCGGGAGCTGACCCCCTACCGCCATCAGCAGCTCGCCCTGCACGCCTGGAAGCAGGCTGGGCGCCGGGGCGTCGTCGTCCTGCCCACGGGGGCCGGGAAGACCTTCGTCGCCCAGCTCGCCATGCGGGACACGCCGAGGAGCACCCTGGTCTGTGTTCCCACCCTCGACCTGATGCACCAGTGGTACTCGGGCCTCCTCGCCGCCTTCCCGGATGCCGACGTCGGCCTCCTCGGAGGTGGCAGCAGGGATGAGACCCCGGTCCTGATCAGCACCTACGACTCCGCGGCGATCCACGCGGAGCAACTGGCGGGCAGATACGCGCTCCAGGTCTTCGACGAGGCCCACCACCTGCCCAGCGACTTTCACCGCGCGGTCGCCGAACTGGGGCTGGCCCCCTACCGTCTCGGGCTCACCGCGACGCCCAGACGCAGCGACGGGCGGGAGTTGCACCTCGAGGACCTGATCGGAAGGGTGGTGTACCACTGCGCCCCCGATGACCTGGCGGGCGACACCCTGGCGGACTACCGCGAGGTGGTGATCCGGGTGCGGCTGAGCCCCGCCGAGCAGCGGCACTACGACGACCTGATCCGGACTCGCAACGACTTCCTGCGCAGGAACAACATCCAACTGGGATCCATCGACGGGTGGAAGCAGTTCGTGATGAGCAGCGGGACGCCCCAGGGCCGGGCGGCCATGCTGGCCCACCGGGAGGCGAGAAGTCTGGCCTACGGCACCGAGGGCAAGCTGCGCGTCCTGGAGGAGGTGCTGGCGAACCACCCCTCGGACCGGACCCTGATCTTCACGGACGACAACGCCGCCGTGTACCGCATCAGCCGCGACTTCCTGATTCCCGCCATCACCCATCAGACCCCGGTGAAGGAGCGGCACGCCCTGCTGGAGAAGTTCAGGAGGGGGGGGTACCGGATCCTCGTCACCAGCCGGGTGCTGAACGAGGGGGTGGATGTGCCAGAGGCCGCCGTCGCCGTCGTGCTCTCGGGCACGGCGACCGAACGCGAACACATCCAGCGCCTCGGGCGCATCCTGAGAAAGGCCGAGGGGAAGAGCGCCGTTCTGTACGAGGTCATCACCGAGGGGACCAGCGAGGAGCGGGTCAGCCGCCAGCGCCGGGGGCAGTGGCAGGCGAGGAGTGAGTTCAACCCCGAGGACCTGAATGCTCCCGACTGA
- a CDS encoding SH3 domain-containing protein — protein sequence MKRTLLFSAAFVLFMLLAPAQAHRSGCHRWHSCPSDTGSYVCGDLGYTSGCQANGRVQPAAAPVLSAAPPAPGGGTTRHTTTSLNLRAGPSAQSAKVATLPSGTAVRLVSCSSGWCRVQWNGRGGYVSQTHLR from the coding sequence ATGAAGCGAACGCTGCTCTTCAGCGCGGCCTTCGTCCTGTTCATGCTGCTCGCACCCGCGCAGGCCCACCGCTCCGGGTGCCACCGCTGGCACTCCTGCCCGAGCGACACCGGATCGTACGTGTGCGGCGACCTGGGGTACACCAGCGGATGCCAGGCGAACGGGCGCGTCCAGCCCGCCGCCGCGCCCGTCCTGTCCGCCGCGCCTCCCGCCCCCGGCGGCGGGACCACCCGTCACACGACCACCAGCCTCAACCTGCGCGCAGGCCCCTCCGCGCAGTCGGCCAAGGTGGCGACGCTGCCCTCGGGAACCGCGGTCCGCCTGGTGTCCTGCTCGTCGGGCTGGTGCCGGGTGCAGTGGAACGGGCGGGGCGGCTACGTCTCCCAGACGCACCTCCGGTAG
- a CDS encoding tyrosine-type recombinase/integrase: MAIRRRQGEGTVHPVILDGRVASWRGLASYQDPETGERRRKSVSRKTREQAERALRGLIRSLPKTRTRRPRTAGEATWTVTGGPDSLGAYLGRWLEHKRRGVRPSTYRMYVTGLRPVDGPLGERELTSLTVLDIQALVDALCPTHGPRAAGQALHLLRMALRQAIRWQLLPANVAEHVDKPRVEREEMTVWTPRQAGRFLEVADGHRLGPLFTLALGTGLRRGELLALTWEDLDFGERVLTVRRSLMKDERGREVVGVPKTRASRRRIVLAQDVLDTLHLHWEREHRGGKPPEKTVPVFPSASGNHVEQRHLQRTFEALIQEAEVPRIRFHDLRHTAASLLIRQGVPPKVVSDRLGHRNVAFTLQVYTHVYDDQREAAALPLSRLLSGGPGVPPGKDVPGPDLTRGLNALHRWHAALTEFLREAPEWAQRVAVDALPL, translated from the coding sequence ATGGCGATTCGAAGGCGACAGGGAGAGGGCACGGTCCACCCGGTGATTCTGGATGGCCGAGTGGCGAGCTGGCGTGGCCTGGCGAGTTACCAGGATCCGGAGACCGGGGAGCGCCGTCGCAAGTCGGTCAGCCGGAAGACGCGTGAGCAGGCGGAGCGGGCCCTCCGAGGGCTGATCCGGTCCCTTCCGAAGACGCGAACACGCCGACCCCGGACGGCGGGGGAGGCGACCTGGACCGTGACCGGGGGCCCGGACTCGCTGGGCGCCTACCTGGGCCGCTGGCTGGAGCACAAGCGGCGGGGCGTGCGGCCCTCCACCTACCGGATGTACGTGACGGGGTTGCGCCCGGTCGACGGTCCGCTGGGAGAGAGGGAGCTCACCAGTCTGACGGTGCTGGACATCCAGGCGCTCGTCGACGCCCTGTGCCCGACCCACGGGCCGCGGGCCGCCGGGCAGGCCCTGCACCTGCTGCGCATGGCCCTGAGGCAGGCGATCCGCTGGCAACTCCTCCCCGCGAACGTGGCCGAGCACGTGGACAAGCCCCGGGTCGAGCGGGAGGAGATGACCGTCTGGACGCCGCGGCAGGCGGGGCGCTTCCTGGAGGTGGCGGACGGGCACCGCCTGGGGCCGCTGTTCACCCTGGCCCTGGGCACGGGGCTGCGCCGGGGCGAACTCCTCGCCCTGACCTGGGAGGACCTCGACTTCGGGGAACGGGTCCTCACCGTGCGGCGCAGCCTGATGAAGGACGAGCGGGGCCGTGAGGTGGTGGGCGTGCCCAAGACCCGGGCATCCCGGCGCCGGATCGTCCTCGCCCAGGATGTCCTGGACACGCTGCACCTCCATTGGGAGCGGGAACACCGGGGGGGCAAACCCCCGGAGAAGACCGTCCCGGTCTTCCCCTCCGCGTCCGGCAACCACGTGGAGCAGCGCCACCTGCAGCGCACCTTCGAGGCGCTGATCCAGGAGGCGGAGGTCCCCCGGATCCGGTTTCACGACCTGAGACATACGGCGGCCAGCCTGCTGATCCGGCAGGGCGTGCCGCCCAAGGTGGTGTCCGACCGCCTGGGGCACCGCAACGTAGCCTTCACCTTGCAGGTGTACACGCACGTGTACGACGACCAGCGCGAGGCCGCTGCCCTGCCGCTGTCCCGGTTGCTGTCGGGCGGGCCGGGGGTTCCCCCTGGGAAGGACGTGCCCGGGCCGGACCTGACCCGGGGACTGAACGCCCTGCACCGCTGGCACGCGGCCCTGACCGAATTCCTGCGGGAGGCCCCGGAATGGGCACAGCGGGTGGCGGTGGACGCGCTCCCGCTGTGA